One Artemia franciscana chromosome 6, ASM3288406v1, whole genome shotgun sequence DNA window includes the following coding sequences:
- the LOC136028442 gene encoding sodium/potassium-transporting ATPase subunit beta-like, with the protein MSTLDPTDKSRIKSFGSKKSHSILKSVSTFIWNGETKEFMSRTVGSWALIIIYYVCLYIFLVGFAVGLFKAFLWARIDTKTAFLRTEHSLIGTTPGLTIRPTPEEENHYLIEFTSGSNGNWQEQVRILEDFLKPYEEQIGLNYINPPCDFLAKSPEKICKFDIGDLGNHCTKENKFGYEQGQPCVFVKLNKILDWTPIPYTKGDELPADMPDDLKQHIGTTDKEHAVTTVDSKWTELRAGPKWIGSTRMIWLSCQGKTPNDKVNIDYLPFRGFPAYYYPYRFIPERFTPSPLVALKLDNLQPGKETKIHCKAWAKNINHDYTTHLGYVNFKIKIHESKSEEPKGNIEKT; encoded by the coding sequence ATGTCCACACTTGATCCTACCGACAAATCGAGAATAAAATCCTTTGGCTCAAAAAAATCACATTCAATTTTGAAATCTGTGAGTACTTTCATTTGGAATGGTGAGACCAAAGAATTTATGAGCAGAACTGTAGGAAGCTGGGCGTTGATTATCATATATTACGTTTGTTTGTACATTTTTCTGGTCGGTTTTGCCGTTGGGCTATTTAAGGCTTTTCTTTGGGCTAGAATTGACACAAAAACAGCTTTCTTGCGAACTGAGCATAGCTTAATAGGTACCACTCCAGGTCTTACAATTCGTCCGACTCCGGAAGAAGAGAATCATTACTTAATTGAGTTCACAAGTGGAAGTAATGGCAATTGGCAGGAACAAGTCCGTATTCTAGAAGACTTTCTAAAACCCTATGAAGAGCAAATCGGTTTAAACTATATAAATCCGCCCTGTGATTTTTTAGCAAAATCAccagaaaaaatttgcaaatttgatATTGGTGATCTCGGAAACCATTGTACTAAGGAAAACAAATTCGGGTATGAGCAAGGCCAGCCATGTGTATTTGTAAAACTGAACAAGATACTCGATTGGACGCCTATACCTTATACTAAGGGTGATGAGCTTCCAGCAGATATGCCAGATGATTTAAAACAGCATATCGGAACCACTGACAAAGAACATGCGGTTACCACAGTAGACTCGAAATGGACCGAGTTACGAGCAGGACCGAAATGGATCGGATCCACAAGAATGATATGGCTTTCTTGCCAAGGAAAGACTCCCAACGACAAAGTCAACATTGATTATCTTCCATTCAGAGGATTCCCAGCTTATTATTATCCTTATCGTTTCATACCTGAGCGTTTCACACCTTCCCCTCTCGTTGCCCTCAAACTTGATAATCTTCAACCCGGTAAAGAGACCAAAATCCACTGCAAAGCTTGGGCTAAGAATATTAACCACGACTATACAACACATTTGGGTTAcgttaactttaaaataaaaatacatgaGTCAAAATCAGAGGAACCCaaaggaaatattgaaaaaacttag